A single genomic interval of Stieleria maiorica harbors:
- a CDS encoding oxidoreductase family protein produces the protein MNERELQSFVCDAVGADGVIDVEPIQSLWSGYGQILRMTLRGDHVPSSVIVKHIAPPEFGVANPRGWSGDLSHARKLRSYDVETNWYRDWSRHCDSRCRVPACYAIESLAGGRVLVLEDLDAAGFPNRCGRLSDPQLFACIGWLANFHATFLDRDPTGLWETGTYWHLDTRPDEWAAMQPGPLKDAAAEIDARLSGCRFKTLVHGDAKVANFCFAEDHAEVAAVDFQYVGGGCGMKDLAYLMGSCLSDEQCDRREMQCLDVYFHALRSRVAPAVSDELEQEWRWLFPWAWADFHRFLCGWCATHPKLTDYSRRMVDRVLG, from the coding sequence ATGAACGAACGCGAACTTCAGTCTTTCGTCTGTGACGCGGTGGGTGCCGACGGCGTGATCGACGTCGAACCGATCCAATCGCTCTGGAGCGGTTACGGACAAATCCTGCGGATGACGCTCCGCGGTGATCATGTGCCGTCATCGGTGATCGTCAAACACATCGCCCCGCCGGAATTTGGGGTTGCCAATCCACGCGGCTGGTCCGGCGATCTTTCGCACGCCCGCAAGCTGCGTTCTTATGATGTCGAGACGAACTGGTATCGCGACTGGAGCCGTCATTGTGATTCGCGGTGTCGCGTCCCGGCATGCTACGCGATCGAGTCGCTTGCCGGCGGTCGTGTGCTGGTGTTGGAGGATCTGGATGCAGCGGGTTTTCCCAATCGTTGCGGTCGGCTAAGTGATCCGCAGCTTTTCGCGTGCATCGGTTGGCTGGCGAACTTTCACGCCACGTTTTTAGACCGAGACCCGACGGGGCTTTGGGAAACCGGAACGTATTGGCACCTGGACACGCGGCCGGACGAATGGGCGGCGATGCAGCCGGGGCCGCTGAAGGATGCCGCCGCCGAGATCGACGCCCGCTTGTCGGGATGTCGCTTCAAGACGCTGGTGCACGGGGACGCCAAGGTCGCCAACTTTTGTTTCGCCGAAGATCACGCCGAAGTGGCCGCGGTCGATTTTCAATACGTCGGCGGCGGCTGCGGGATGAAGGACTTGGCGTATCTGATGGGCAGCTGCCTGAGCGACGAGCAATGCGATCGCCGCGAAATGCAGTGTTTGGACGTCTATTTCCATGCTCTGCGCTCGCGCGTCGCTCCGGCGGTGAGCGACGAACTGGAACAGGAATGGCGCTGGCTGTTCCCTTGGGCCTGGGCCGATTTTCATCGTTTCCTGTGCGGCTGGTGTGCGACGCATCCCAAGCTGACCGACTACAGCCGCCGCATGGTGGATCGGGTCTTGGGGTAA
- a CDS encoding BlaI/MecI/CopY family transcriptional regulator, with the protein MTNLTSLSRREREIMEIIFSAREATVHQVCQRLDGNPTPMAVRRMLAILMEKGHLKRKKVGREFVYLAKQSKPRAGVKALRQVIDTFFEGSIGAALATHLERPGSRLTQADVKRLEQVIEDLKQKESDND; encoded by the coding sequence ATGACGAACTTGACCAGTCTCTCTCGTCGTGAACGAGAGATCATGGAGATCATCTTTTCCGCCCGTGAGGCGACCGTCCATCAGGTTTGTCAGCGGCTTGATGGCAACCCCACCCCGATGGCCGTTCGCAGGATGCTGGCAATCCTGATGGAAAAAGGCCATCTGAAGCGGAAGAAAGTGGGCCGCGAATTCGTCTATTTGGCGAAGCAGTCCAAGCCCCGCGCCGGTGTGAAAGCGTTACGGCAAGTGATCGACACGTTCTTTGAAGGATCGATCGGTGCGGCACTCGCCACACATTTGGAACGCCCGGGCAGCCGTTTAACGCAGGCGGATGTCAAACGATTGGAGCAGGTGATCGAGGACTTGAAACAAAAGGAGTCTGACAATGATTGA
- a CDS encoding carboxypeptidase-like regulatory domain-containing protein, protein MTGGQPRQTGTANKKEEIDWKVVSGRVLDAGGTPLPGAAIYYSVYSDDLSRKTIQGQTADDGSFTLRFRVVSGELRSVIAWFHADGHAIRGTSFAELVVDQSSASGVEIRLPHEQKQSVRVFDPGGSELSGAVVFPESLPIDTVRVVDGIYAIDERRGLAGKIPHSLAERIAVRTDANGKAWISAIPLSGGNRIAVRSDRFGTQLFRPAGDLRLQDVGEIRGRVVTDHPERIAGTELSILSLLGEDPAGYARVQIDQTGRFHVPAFPARRKLVLYINWNDELQFLPSIATQDLEVRAGEVLDLEIQTVRAVEVSGRVLTADSRQPVGGARVSVQSRGSLVTGRNTLTDDRGNFKIHASAGDIVRVVSMGTDRSLYERYEYPRTDPLTISDDAEQLDFAPFLLPLKRMIRGQLTDSSGNPIVGATVVFHRSGRHVHGNRAVTQADGKFVMPIRNWESTRSNPFLSRIYHWEIEEGERVENGIVTPKFATLHVAEDDNNYVRLERL, encoded by the coding sequence ATGACCGGCGGTCAACCCCGCCAAACGGGAACGGCAAACAAGAAGGAGGAAATTGATTGGAAGGTGGTCTCGGGACGCGTGCTCGATGCTGGCGGAACACCGCTTCCAGGTGCTGCGATCTATTACTCCGTCTACTCTGACGATCTGTCGCGCAAGACGATTCAAGGACAAACGGCGGACGACGGATCATTCACTCTGCGATTTCGTGTGGTTTCCGGCGAATTACGTTCAGTCATTGCCTGGTTCCACGCCGATGGACACGCGATTCGAGGTACATCGTTCGCCGAGTTAGTGGTTGATCAATCCAGTGCCAGCGGAGTGGAGATCCGATTGCCTCATGAACAAAAGCAATCAGTGCGGGTGTTCGATCCCGGTGGATCAGAGTTGTCAGGGGCGGTCGTTTTTCCAGAGTCGCTGCCAATTGACACTGTACGGGTGGTCGACGGAATCTATGCGATCGATGAACGACGGGGGCTCGCTGGGAAGATTCCCCACTCGCTAGCCGAAAGGATTGCCGTTCGCACGGATGCAAATGGGAAGGCTTGGATCAGTGCGATCCCACTGAGTGGAGGCAACAGAATCGCCGTGCGATCAGATCGATTCGGGACACAGTTGTTTCGCCCGGCGGGGGACCTTCGTTTGCAGGACGTCGGGGAGATTCGCGGCCGAGTGGTGACGGATCATCCGGAACGGATCGCCGGGACCGAGTTGTCAATTCTTTCGCTATTGGGCGAAGATCCTGCGGGATATGCTCGAGTTCAGATTGATCAAACGGGCCGATTTCATGTGCCCGCCTTTCCGGCCCGCCGCAAACTGGTGCTGTACATCAACTGGAATGACGAACTGCAATTCTTACCGTCGATTGCAACACAGGACTTGGAGGTCCGCGCCGGCGAAGTCCTGGATCTGGAGATCCAGACCGTTCGTGCGGTGGAGGTCAGCGGACGCGTCTTGACGGCTGATTCCCGCCAACCGGTCGGCGGGGCGAGGGTGTCGGTTCAGTCACGCGGGAGCCTTGTGACTGGTCGTAACACATTGACTGACGATCGTGGCAATTTCAAGATTCATGCGTCTGCAGGCGACATCGTGCGGGTCGTGTCGATGGGCACAGACAGGTCGTTGTACGAGCGATATGAGTATCCCCGGACAGATCCGCTGACCATTTCCGACGATGCCGAGCAACTGGACTTCGCGCCGTTCCTGTTGCCGCTCAAGAGGATGATCCGGGGGCAACTGACTGATTCGTCGGGGAACCCGATCGTCGGAGCAACGGTGGTTTTCCACCGTTCAGGCCGGCATGTCCACGGAAACCGGGCGGTCACTCAGGCCGATGGAAAGTTCGTGATGCCGATTCGAAATTGGGAATCAACTCGGTCCAATCCGTTCCTTTCTCGAATTTACCACTGGGAGATCGAGGAGGGAGAGCGAGTCGAGAACGGCATCGTGACGCCCAAGTTCGCGACGTTGCATGTGGCCGAAGACGATAACAACTATGTCCGGCTTGAGCGTCTGTAG
- a CDS encoding DUF1559 domain-containing protein: MKRNAFTLVELLVVIAIIGVLVGLLLPAVQAAREAARRMSCSNNMVQISLSAHHYEFSMEHLPDGVTDDQGPIRNEANGGNHIGWMTRILPYIEQQAAFEKLDLSKSAYSPENAEVRSYGIPTFRCPSNPTTFGSDGMNRVGTSDYAGCHHDVESPIDDDNNGIFFLNSSLRFAQITDGTTNTIMIGEHLGDKDPLGWITGTRATLRNTGEFVDRNYNDHINQELTALEVGGYDSYHAGGGNFGMADGAVVFLTHNIDPQVYRHLGNRADGELIDETER; encoded by the coding sequence ATGAAACGAAACGCGTTTACCCTTGTCGAACTCCTCGTCGTGATCGCGATCATCGGGGTCCTGGTCGGTCTATTGTTGCCGGCCGTTCAAGCCGCACGTGAAGCCGCACGCCGGATGTCCTGCTCCAACAACATGGTGCAGATCAGCCTCTCGGCCCACCACTATGAGTTTTCAATGGAACATTTGCCCGACGGAGTGACGGACGATCAAGGCCCGATTCGCAACGAAGCAAACGGCGGCAATCACATCGGATGGATGACACGCATCTTGCCGTACATCGAACAACAAGCTGCGTTTGAAAAGCTGGACCTCAGCAAAAGCGCCTACAGCCCCGAGAACGCCGAAGTCCGCTCGTATGGCATCCCGACCTTTCGCTGCCCTTCCAACCCCACCACGTTCGGAAGTGATGGGATGAACCGCGTCGGCACGTCGGACTATGCCGGCTGCCATCACGACGTCGAATCCCCGATCGATGACGACAACAACGGCATCTTCTTCTTAAACAGCTCCCTCCGGTTCGCCCAGATCACCGACGGGACGACCAACACGATCATGATCGGCGAGCACCTGGGGGACAAAGACCCGTTGGGATGGATCACCGGAACGCGGGCCACCTTGCGCAACACCGGTGAGTTCGTCGACCGAAACTACAATGACCACATCAACCAGGAACTCACCGCGTTGGAAGTCGGTGGATACGACAGCTACCACGCCGGCGGAGGCAATTTCGGCATGGCCGACGGCGCCGTCGTGTTCCTCACGCACAACATCGACCCACAGGTCTACCGCCACCTCGGAAACCGAGCCGACGGCGAACTGATCGACGAAACCGAGCGTTGA
- a CDS encoding pilus assembly FimT family protein codes for MNPPRQRRRSRHGFTLRELSIAIALGGAVMTVAISLVHHAFDWSTLARHRRMDDQTFFHLSRQLRSDLHVTRQADLQTSDTSGQTLRLSVVGDSDVVYTIAGQTVTRSETHQDAAIRNETYRFKRPRTLSLKRLESDNAIRLDVKSITPFDASEVPLWRSLRTSIGLRLRHQNGDIAS; via the coding sequence ATGAATCCGCCTCGCCAACGACGCCGATCTCGCCATGGGTTCACGCTGCGTGAGCTGTCCATCGCGATCGCCCTGGGCGGCGCCGTCATGACGGTCGCGATCTCGCTGGTGCATCACGCGTTCGACTGGTCGACCCTGGCCCGGCATCGCCGCATGGATGACCAAACGTTCTTCCATCTCAGCCGGCAACTCCGCAGCGATCTGCATGTCACCCGACAGGCCGACCTGCAGACCAGCGACACCTCCGGCCAGACGCTGCGTCTTTCCGTCGTCGGCGACAGCGACGTCGTCTACACCATCGCCGGCCAGACGGTCACACGCAGCGAAACACATCAAGATGCCGCCATCCGCAATGAAACCTATCGGTTCAAACGTCCGAGGACGCTGTCGCTGAAGCGATTGGAATCCGACAACGCGATCCGGCTGGACGTTAAATCGATCACGCCCTTTGACGCGTCCGAAGTCCCACTCTGGCGATCGCTGCGGACATCGATCGGATTGCGACTGCGTCATCAAAACGGAGACATCGCATCATGA
- a CDS encoding type IV pilus modification PilV family protein codes for MATPKQSKRRRPRGLVLLETLIAAGVTLVMLSVAVPMVIRSARIWKQTQHQQFAADELSGQMDRLIAMPTEQRSQAMENLTLSPEIQNVLHDATIEAVLIDDQDGKRIELSIDWIRVGAPPPVTLVAWINPFPEATEPAAKPADTNPDTPEPAAGDPEDEQ; via the coding sequence GTGGCAACACCGAAACAATCAAAACGTCGCAGACCGAGAGGCCTGGTCCTGCTGGAGACCCTGATCGCAGCCGGCGTCACGCTGGTCATGCTGTCGGTCGCCGTCCCGATGGTGATTCGTTCGGCACGCATCTGGAAACAAACCCAGCATCAACAGTTTGCCGCCGACGAATTGTCCGGACAAATGGATCGTCTGATCGCAATGCCGACTGAGCAACGCTCGCAGGCGATGGAAAACCTGACGTTGTCACCCGAAATTCAAAACGTTTTACACGACGCGACGATCGAAGCCGTGCTGATCGACGACCAAGACGGAAAACGCATCGAGTTGTCGATCGACTGGATTCGAGTCGGTGCACCGCCCCCGGTCACGCTGGTCGCCTGGATCAATCCCTTCCCCGAGGCGACGGAGCCCGCCGCGAAACCCGCGGACACCAATCCCGACACGCCGGAACCCGCTGCGGGCGACCCGGAGGACGAACAATGA
- a CDS encoding type II secretion system F family protein codes for MFNFITGPVQSILPSGLVGNSTRSKQHALLRILALAHSQRLDPKLLIQNLAAEHRGRYGKKLTLLQHWIAAGSSIGAALVHTPGALDDDDTLAIQCAIETRTLDETFASLLERSDVEDQSSVGEVIRGTLGYVLAVLGFALLVGSFLMLYIVPILEDMFEEFALELPPLMLAVVEFGDTFSATLTFAFLIGLPCGILLLFEDVRRRIRYSPLGRRLPTMAERQSAGLLRLLAIPTAQGLPIAPTLTAAAQFHPDRSYRKRLLRARTDAQDDADVWPQLARQGLISRDQATQIGKINALPLRAWTLHTLATQKRRRADRKAELLARTLQHVPILLLGLFVGWITIAVMQTLTNLVHSLA; via the coding sequence ATGTTTAATTTCATCACCGGGCCTGTTCAATCGATCCTTCCCAGCGGGTTGGTCGGCAATTCGACGCGCAGCAAGCAGCACGCGCTGCTGCGGATTCTCGCGCTCGCCCACTCGCAACGCCTGGATCCGAAACTACTGATCCAGAACCTGGCCGCCGAGCACCGAGGCCGCTACGGCAAAAAACTGACGCTGCTCCAACACTGGATCGCCGCCGGCAGTTCGATCGGCGCGGCACTCGTGCACACGCCCGGTGCCTTGGACGACGACGACACGCTGGCCATTCAGTGTGCGATCGAAACCCGGACGCTCGACGAAACCTTTGCGTCCCTCTTGGAACGTAGCGACGTGGAGGATCAATCGTCGGTCGGTGAAGTCATCCGCGGCACGCTCGGCTATGTGCTCGCCGTGCTTGGCTTTGCCCTCCTGGTCGGATCGTTCTTGATGCTTTACATCGTCCCGATTCTGGAAGACATGTTCGAAGAATTTGCGTTGGAGTTGCCGCCGTTGATGTTAGCCGTCGTCGAATTCGGCGACACCTTCTCAGCCACACTAACCTTCGCCTTCCTGATCGGTCTGCCCTGCGGGATCTTGCTGCTCTTTGAAGACGTACGGCGCAGAATCCGCTATTCGCCGCTGGGCAGAAGGTTGCCGACCATGGCCGAGCGACAATCCGCCGGACTGCTGCGTCTGCTGGCAATCCCCACCGCGCAGGGCCTACCCATCGCGCCGACCCTGACTGCGGCGGCTCAGTTCCATCCCGACCGCAGCTACCGAAAACGATTGCTACGCGCCCGCACCGACGCGCAAGACGATGCGGACGTCTGGCCGCAACTGGCACGGCAAGGCTTGATCAGCAGGGACCAAGCCACCCAGATCGGCAAGATCAACGCCTTGCCGCTACGCGCCTGGACACTCCACACGCTGGCGACACAGAAACGACGCCGCGCCGATCGGAAAGCGGAACTGTTGGCCCGGACGCTGCAACACGTCCCGATCCTCTTGCTGGGACTGTTCGTCGGCTGGATCACGATCGCCGTCATGCAAACCCTGACCAACCTGGTCCATTCACTCGCCTAG
- a CDS encoding type II secretion system F family protein: MKIQSKGGAAGGAETLVPMKSLYDRIDQVRTARKDLPKQLRDIAEEIPGAWTRNTLRQLAVDLDRNVSSAHLVAHYPEHCWLLTLQSSAATTDALTAMLEQSAFQHGLRTKKIRTIAYPVVLLAIAATLMTAVIAILVPTFDEMYREFELRLPVTTEALVNVSRAVNAHPLVTVALLIAFLACLAGGLWAWIGNGVLKTKLLGPRIDGQTIRQSLAKTSLQVAELLDEGIELDRALKIAAESASEVTVRTLVGDLAIQAGHDAGNLHRTRAAMVFPPNFLFALSPTRPSTGSIASAPNTTMLRELAASYRELSIRRRDWIAFVLGQITVIGVGLMIGFLVLALFSPMISLVSALSS, from the coding sequence ATGAAGATCCAGTCCAAGGGCGGTGCTGCCGGCGGAGCCGAAACACTGGTTCCGATGAAGTCACTCTACGATCGCATCGACCAGGTCCGCACGGCGCGAAAGGACCTGCCCAAACAGTTGCGCGACATCGCCGAAGAGATCCCCGGGGCTTGGACGCGAAACACGCTGCGTCAACTCGCCGTCGATCTGGACCGCAACGTCTCCTCGGCGCATTTGGTCGCCCACTATCCAGAACATTGTTGGCTACTGACGCTTCAATCATCCGCGGCAACGACCGATGCGTTGACCGCGATGCTCGAACAATCCGCGTTTCAGCACGGTCTGCGCACCAAAAAGATCCGCACCATCGCCTACCCCGTCGTCCTGTTGGCGATCGCGGCGACCCTGATGACCGCGGTCATCGCAATCCTGGTTCCGACCTTTGACGAGATGTATCGCGAGTTCGAACTGCGGTTGCCGGTGACCACCGAAGCGCTGGTCAACGTCTCCAGAGCGGTTAACGCGCATCCGTTGGTCACCGTCGCCCTGCTGATCGCGTTTCTCGCCTGCCTGGCCGGTGGGCTGTGGGCCTGGATCGGCAACGGTGTTCTGAAAACCAAACTCCTCGGCCCCAGGATCGACGGCCAGACGATCCGACAGTCGCTGGCGAAAACCTCGCTGCAGGTGGCCGAACTGCTGGACGAAGGCATCGAGTTGGATCGCGCGTTGAAGATCGCCGCGGAATCGGCTTCCGAGGTAACCGTCAGGACTCTGGTCGGCGATCTTGCGATCCAAGCCGGCCACGACGCCGGAAATCTGCATCGGACGCGGGCGGCAATGGTTTTTCCACCGAACTTCCTGTTCGCACTCAGCCCCACCCGACCGTCCACCGGAAGCATCGCGTCGGCACCCAACACGACCATGCTTCGTGAACTGGCCGCCAGCTACCGCGAATTGTCGATTCGCCGCCGGGACTGGATCGCCTTTGTGCTCGGGCAGATCACCGTCATCGGCGTCGGATTGATGATCGGCTTTCTGGTGCTGGCGTTGTTTTCACCGATGATCAGCCTGGTTTCAGCCCTTTCCTCGTAA
- a CDS encoding type II secretion system F family protein: MSDTTAARLLSLNQQAIAILHLNIPLDFGLGGDTAERLREINDRLLSDVGRDLAPDALLERHALPDRYRAIARMLLESDDPVPIFESIAIQNLDRDAAATPLRQAITEPLIVAALAYIGMIILCTFSVPHIQAQYTQQGLTPSGVSRWLIAVREAMPLWVAGFPFVMIATWWVWRKLAAGPLLNLVPGSSQYARWLAAESQSRRLAVLVGSGVEPETALSLAGTSVSPQLPVRPIAESIVRDGTPPSRPRALGRLARFYHFLADDRRHAFFSKTPGYVGLLIAALLVLGYALATFLPWIAILQNESSMEALNR, encoded by the coding sequence ATGTCCGACACCACTGCTGCACGATTGCTTTCGTTGAACCAACAAGCGATCGCGATCTTGCATCTGAACATCCCGTTGGATTTTGGGCTCGGCGGCGACACCGCCGAGCGGCTTCGGGAAATCAATGACCGATTGCTCAGCGACGTCGGCCGCGACCTTGCGCCGGACGCCTTGCTTGAGCGACACGCGTTGCCCGATCGCTACCGGGCGATCGCCCGCATGCTGCTGGAGTCCGATGATCCGGTTCCGATCTTTGAATCGATTGCGATCCAAAACTTGGATCGCGACGCGGCGGCCACCCCGCTCCGTCAGGCGATCACGGAGCCACTGATCGTTGCGGCCCTGGCGTACATCGGGATGATTATCTTGTGTACGTTTTCGGTTCCCCACATCCAAGCCCAATACACCCAGCAGGGCCTGACGCCCAGCGGTGTCTCGCGGTGGTTGATCGCGGTCCGCGAGGCGATGCCCCTGTGGGTTGCCGGCTTCCCGTTCGTGATGATCGCAACCTGGTGGGTCTGGCGAAAACTTGCCGCCGGCCCGCTGCTGAATCTCGTTCCGGGCAGTTCCCAGTACGCGCGGTGGCTGGCGGCCGAATCACAATCGCGCCGCTTGGCCGTGTTGGTCGGCTCGGGTGTCGAACCGGAAACAGCGCTCTCGTTGGCCGGCACCAGTGTTTCGCCCCAGCTGCCCGTCCGACCGATCGCCGAAAGTATTGTCCGCGACGGAACCCCACCCTCACGGCCGCGGGCGCTCGGACGCTTGGCTCGGTTCTACCATTTTCTGGCCGATGACCGTCGCCACGCCTTCTTTTCCAAAACACCTGGCTACGTCGGCCTTTTGATCGCGGCGCTGCTGGTGCTGGGCTATGCACTGGCAACGTTTCTGCCCTGGATCGCCATCTTGCAAAATGAAAGCTCGATGGAGGCGTTGAATCGATGA
- a CDS encoding LamG-like jellyroll fold domain-containing protein, producing the protein MNLSIRVTLFVAATLCSAAISPAHETAGGLPHNHDTPARVLTTRSTAKVIAPTVAEDGFQFIVYGDRTGGVPAGLKVLEQAVADTNLLDPDLVMTVGDLIQGYNETPEWLAQADEYKAIMNRLKMRWFPVAGNHDIYWRGENPAPPGHHESNYEKHFGPLWYSFRHKNAGFIVLYSDEGDPSTNLKAFNAGALQQMSQQQLDFLDKALEDLADQDHVFVFLHHPRWIGGGYTGSNWDDVHQRLADAGNVSAVFAGHIHKMRYDGVKDGIEYYALATTGGHIPNDTPIPGAGHLHHFNIVTVRPKRITVSSLPVGAVFDPKQFTPEFLKELELARSIRPKQVSDKVLLSVDGSARGTVKLDVTNPAEHPVEVTLLMSRETLQSGWLSTLDHQHITLDAGASQTVEFLIRRDASGDVGSANPAVTVALRYLGDKAAVDLPPTDVPIGIRLDQVPADYFASISDQALLVSDEASAIAVNDDAFELPAGPFTIETWIKPTQHKGFDAIIAKTQSSEYAFFSDHGVVQFDVHLGGRYVSAIGKEALPLNQWSHLAGVYDGSNVVLYVDGKRVASKSATGSRKSNQLPLYLGADPDHGGNPTRAFVGQLNEFRLSTGVRYDGDFTPAKRHQPDDSTVLLHHFDRSVGPFLLDHSASAANGRMGKSSRLVPVE; encoded by the coding sequence ATGAATCTATCCATCCGCGTCACGCTGTTCGTTGCCGCTACCCTTTGCAGCGCCGCTATCTCACCAGCTCACGAAACCGCCGGCGGTCTCCCACACAATCACGACACACCCGCGAGGGTTTTGACAACGCGATCGACGGCAAAGGTCATCGCGCCGACGGTGGCCGAAGACGGGTTCCAGTTCATCGTCTACGGCGACCGGACCGGCGGCGTTCCCGCCGGACTGAAAGTGCTCGAGCAAGCCGTCGCCGATACAAATTTGCTGGACCCCGATCTGGTCATGACGGTCGGCGACTTGATCCAAGGCTACAACGAAACCCCCGAGTGGCTGGCGCAAGCCGACGAGTACAAAGCGATCATGAACCGCCTGAAGATGCGTTGGTTTCCGGTCGCCGGAAACCATGACATCTATTGGCGTGGCGAAAACCCCGCACCGCCGGGACATCATGAATCCAACTATGAAAAACACTTCGGACCGCTCTGGTATTCGTTCCGCCACAAGAACGCCGGCTTCATCGTCCTGTACAGCGACGAAGGCGATCCGTCGACCAACTTGAAAGCGTTCAACGCCGGGGCGCTGCAACAAATGAGTCAGCAACAATTGGACTTTCTTGACAAAGCCCTGGAAGACCTGGCCGATCAAGATCACGTGTTCGTGTTCCTGCATCATCCCCGCTGGATCGGCGGCGGGTACACCGGTTCCAACTGGGACGACGTGCACCAACGTCTAGCCGACGCGGGCAACGTTTCGGCCGTGTTTGCCGGGCACATCCACAAGATGCGATACGACGGCGTCAAAGACGGCATCGAGTACTATGCGTTGGCGACCACCGGCGGACACATCCCGAATGACACCCCGATCCCCGGCGCCGGTCATCTGCACCACTTCAACATCGTCACCGTGCGGCCCAAACGCATCACCGTCTCGTCACTGCCGGTCGGTGCGGTGTTCGATCCCAAGCAATTCACGCCGGAGTTTTTAAAAGAACTGGAACTGGCCCGGTCGATTCGCCCGAAACAGGTTTCCGATAAGGTCCTGCTTTCGGTCGACGGCTCGGCCCGCGGAACCGTCAAGCTGGACGTCACCAACCCGGCCGAGCATCCTGTCGAAGTGACGCTGCTGATGTCTCGTGAAACACTGCAAAGCGGGTGGTTGTCCACACTGGATCACCAACACATCACGCTCGATGCCGGCGCCAGCCAGACGGTTGAGTTCCTGATCCGGCGTGATGCGAGCGGAGACGTCGGCAGCGCCAACCCCGCCGTCACCGTCGCGCTGCGTTACCTGGGCGACAAGGCCGCCGTCGACTTGCCGCCGACAGACGTTCCGATCGGGATTCGATTGGATCAGGTCCCCGCCGACTATTTCGCCTCGATCTCCGACCAGGCGTTGTTGGTCAGCGACGAAGCCTCTGCGATCGCGGTCAACGACGACGCGTTCGAATTGCCCGCCGGCCCGTTCACGATCGAAACCTGGATCAAACCGACACAACACAAAGGTTTTGATGCGATCATCGCCAAGACACAAAGCTCGGAATATGCCTTCTTTTCCGATCACGGCGTCGTCCAGTTCGACGTGCATCTGGGCGGCCGCTACGTGTCGGCCATCGGCAAAGAAGCCTTGCCACTGAACCAATGGTCGCACTTGGCCGGGGTCTACGACGGCAGCAACGTCGTGCTGTATGTCGACGGCAAACGGGTCGCGTCCAAGTCGGCCACCGGCAGTCGCAAATCAAACCAGTTGCCGCTGTACTTGGGTGCCGATCCCGACCACGGCGGGAACCCGACGCGGGCGTTTGTCGGCCAGCTGAACGAGTTCCGACTTTCGACCGGCGTTCGCTACGATGGCGACTTCACGCCTGCCAAACGACACCAACCCGATGATTCGACCGTGCTGCTGCACCACTTTGACCGCAGCGTCGGCCCGTTCCTGTTGGATCACAGCGCTTCGGCCGCCAACGGGCGAATGGGCAAGTCCAGCCGACTGGTGCCGGTCGAGTAG
- the thpR gene encoding RNA 2',3'-cyclic phosphodiesterase, which produces MQTIRSFISIPVPPAVTAAAGKIMKRLKPLDSGFKWVPIDNFHLTLKFLGEVDNVEIPDVCKAIRRVTDPIEPFELRFAGTGGFPNAEKPRILYVGVDDPTGNLVRLVAGLEKQLAELGFKPEPRDYTPHLTLGRTRSNSRRAGEELVAAMSDLADTQLGEMVVDEVHLMASFLDKAGPTYQVMDTIELD; this is translated from the coding sequence ATGCAAACGATCCGCTCCTTCATCTCCATCCCGGTCCCCCCCGCCGTGACCGCGGCGGCCGGCAAGATCATGAAACGACTCAAGCCGCTTGACTCGGGTTTCAAGTGGGTGCCGATCGACAACTTTCATCTGACGCTAAAGTTCCTCGGGGAAGTCGACAACGTCGAAATCCCAGACGTTTGTAAAGCGATTCGTCGAGTGACCGATCCGATCGAACCGTTCGAATTACGTTTCGCAGGTACCGGCGGTTTTCCCAACGCCGAAAAACCACGCATCCTGTATGTCGGCGTCGATGATCCGACCGGCAATTTGGTCCGGCTGGTCGCCGGCCTGGAAAAACAGCTCGCCGAGTTGGGGTTTAAACCCGAACCGCGTGACTACACGCCCCACCTGACCCTCGGCCGCACACGCAGCAATTCGCGGCGGGCCGGCGAGGAATTGGTCGCCGCGATGAGCGATCTGGCAGACACGCAGTTGGGCGAAATGGTCGTCGACGAAGTGCACTTGATGGCCAGCTTTCTGGACAAGGCCGGCCCGACCTATCAAGTCATGGACACGATCGAATTGGACTGA